The genomic interval ggaCATTTGAATGGCTATGAGAGGGAAATCAAACACAGACTCCTCTGTGCTGTCATCTTCTGGTCTGTTTTAAAGAAACCTCTTCATTCTGCGAGGAGCTCTTTCTTTCGCTCTCACATACCTGTCCAGGAAGTGAAGTTCAGTTGAGAAGTTCCCATGAGTCATTGCAAACTGTAATCACACGGTCAGCACATGGTGTACGTGGAGTCTATGCTCGACTAACAGCagacatccctctctctctccctctctttctcctcagaGTTCCTGTTCGTCTTCTCTCGAGCGATCGCGCAGTAGATGCTGTCCTTGGGGCTGAGGTAGTAGATTGGATAGTTGTGGGGTATGTGCCCTCCCTCTGAGATAACTATGCAATCTACTGTCTTTCCTAAGGAGACAGGCACATCTTCCGTCGGAAAGAGAGTTACCACACTGCCTGCGAGCGGAGAAATGAAAAGCCATTTCCTCCTGAATCCACTCCTTTCTGATATTACCCCACCTGCCCTCTAAACCCAGCCATCACAGCTTCAGCTTAAATATGGTCACGCAGCCCTTTATCCACTACAGGTACAAATATGTCTTGAATGCTAGACACActgtctttgttttaaaaatggttgtatTTTTGACACACTGAATGAGTAATTCAGGGGGACAGTTGTTCAGCTGGTTAGCCCTGCAGTACGGGGTTCACAGTCCGTAGATAAGGGTGTGCATCCCTGCCGGAGGAGTCTGGCTGCGGCCTACAGGCCGGAGGCCTACCGTGCCCTTTCGAGGTGAGGTAGTAGGTTGTATAGTTTGTTGGGTGGGATCGCACCCTATTCAGGTGATAACTATACAGTCTATTGCCTTCCTCGAGAGGCACACTGACGACTGCCGAGAAACCAGGAAGCGGAAGAACACCTCAGGGCAAAGCACTGTTTCCCTGGGCGGGCTGTGCGCACGCGTCAAGGTCAAAAGTGGGAATttcttctggaacattctttAGGTATTTTAACTACCACTGCGAGTAATGTTGCCTCACACAGGTAGCTTCAAGCTTGGGGGCTGAGGGGAATGaaatactgttgtttttttgttttttttgattgatGACAAATggtcataaataaaaaataaataaaaatggatttcatAATCTATTGGATAGATTTGCCGTTTCTTAGAATTACATTTTGGgatacaattttacatttacaatttaatcATTTGCCATAGTCGTGTACCAAATGCAACttacaaaattgcatttttcatggtaagcaaacaccacTCGAGTTTAGAGAAGTTGTAATAAGTGCCACAGTCGATGTGCATGCCTCATGACCAAGGAAATATGTGTAGAGAAGGgctccttttttgtttgtcttacATGAACAAGTGTAGCTTTACAAACCAGGTTATAGAAATAGGTCCTAGTTTACGTTTTCTGCTTGGAAATCATATTAATTAAGGAAAGTTCtagttattttaacatttaactatTTATTGTTCAAGAATTCTCTGAATGAGCATATTATTAAACCAGCTTTGTGAAGGTCATTGACATGGCAAGTGATTTGGATGTCATACCAAATACAAGGACATCATCTTAAATACCTATTCACTCTTTCCGGAAAAGgtaaatttcatttcaaactttaATTTGAGGTACCATTGGATGTTAATCTTAAAGGAGACcaaggtatttaaaaaaacatgattttgtgGAGTATCCACAAAAATATCCACGGAACTGTTGTATGTAATTTGATGTCTTATTTAACCATTGTATATAACTCTTGCAtaattcattatatttattacattatacattGTAAAATACAAGGACGTCATGCTTAGGTTACTGagcaaaaaaaggtttttaagaGCACACAATATCAATGCTACCAAAACACACTTATtgcttcattgtttttgtctggtCAGTCACGTCTGACCGatgaaaatcaatttaaacaaaatgttgacACAATAACAAGTTTGTTTTGGGAGCATTAATAGTGTACACAAACTAGTTTGTAGATTATATGAGAAAATGGTGACGTGCAaattcaatgtgtgtgtgtgtgtgtgtgtgtgtgtgcttgtgtgtgtgtgttcataatCCCATTTCagctgtaaaacaaaatatctTTACTGAGTGAATTAAGTagttaaaagaataaaagaatcAAAACAGCCTGGACAGAGGTGGAGACTCTCTGTGAACTTTGTACACATTTTTGCAGCGGGTAATAATTTAGGCGACAGGTCAGCCCGTTGTGTGTGAAAGGCGGTCCGCAGTGAAACAGACAGACTTTCAACACTCAGAAGgacgcagcagcagcacaacGCATTTACAATGCTTCTGGGTTCCTCCCGTCACCATCGCAGTGTAAATTAATTTATGGGCAAACAAACATGGTAATGgcgagtgtagcacagtggtaaGAATGGCTTGTACAAGTGCAGGTTCAATCGTAGAACTGCGTGTACCCTGAGCATCTTAACCGAATCTCGTATAATACCAGCGAAGGTCAATGTAACAAGCtatgaaagttgtgtaagtcgctctgataAGCATCTCAACCTTATGTAGTATGTAATGTAAGTGCTGAAAGGCTTCACAGccttacaattgatgcctctcattcacccattcacccacacactcacactcacactccaacggtgaaaggctgctatgccaggtaccagtcagctcgttgggagcaattaggggttcggtgtcttgctcagggacacttcggcgcgcccagggcgggggatcgaaccggcaaccctccgactgccagacaaccgctcttacctcctgagctatgtcgcccccaaacagccgtgcacacacacgtgagcaGCGCCCTTTGGCCCGGGACGGGCAGCCAGGCGGGCACCGAGGAGCCGGCAGGGGGACGGGCGCCCGTGCTGGCATCCAGGAAGGGTGTGTGCGCGatagggggcgtggccagagcGTCCGAGAGAAAAAGGCGCCCTTCGTCGATCGCCGTCCGACCGCTTCGAACCGCCTGCGTCTCCCCTGCCCCGTGCTCGTATTTCCGGAAGGCCAGAGGAACAGGAAGACTGTTCGCGGGGAACgggctccccctcccccatcctacCCTGGAAACAGGGGTCCCGGGCAAACGTCCAAAGGCTTTTTCTGTTGGTTTGGCCCGCCAGTCCCTTAACCCTCTGAAGGGTCGTTTCTGTGGAAAGAACAGACCTCCAGTTCGGACAGCTGTTACAAACGTGGAATATATTATcaatataatgaaacaaaacacactCGAGCAGCACTTCACAATATATTGACAAATACACAAGTTATTGCTGCTTTCAGAGATTGTAATACTACACAATAGCTGAGAAATATATGTATCAATATATGACAGTATTACTAGGActatgcacagtaaaatctttaccGATAAAACAATTCCATCTGATAGAGTAGATTTTATTTAGGTATTTTACTCCCTCTAGTGAACTTCATTTTAACACTGAATGATTTCTAGTGCTGAAGAGATGGTGTAGGAAGAGACTGTTCCCTTCTGCCAGGTGCATGCAGGTTAATTGAGTTCTAGTCCCCTGTGGCTTATAAAGCCTCAGATTGCCCTGAGGCCTGTTTCTTCAGCAAGCACATCCTGCATTATTAACATCAATACCGGCTTGCTGTGCGCTGGTGCACATCTATAGGAAGAATGCCACAATGCACGGAAAGCTCCTGTTGTTCTTCcgacacacatactgtatatacatatatatatatatatatgtatatttattctatGGACCTACAAGGACCTGCTGAGTTTtatcatttgtatatttaaatcaGCAGataaatggcaaataaaaattttaaatgatttaattcgACGTGTCAGGAAGGAAGGTAGATTCACTGGCTGTTTTCTACTGATGTCTGCATGGAAACTCACCTTTTGAAAGTGTACCTCAGTGTTTCTGATCGGCtcaatgtttttataaaaaagtTGACCCTTCACTCTGTTtgtcttgttggttttgagGCATGCAGTTGCAGGTATGATGGTAGGTTTACCTACATCTTGCTCTTGTGCTTCCAAGTGAAACATGCTTTTAAAGTCACTTTGGCTAAATCagctaaattatttcattgtaaTGCAGTACATTGTAAGAATCCAATTTGAGGTTCCttacaataataacattgtctaccaaaaatattttcctgtaGTTTCAGACGTGTTGCATAGGCCAAGCACTTGTGGATTGTATGAATTGGTATCACTGGGTCACCCTTAACCAGAGCACTCACATCTAAATGACTGTTGCCATGGTATAATGGCATTTGCTACAGCCAAACCCTCTCAGGGCTAAACCTCAAGACCCTAAGACTCTATGATGAGCTTGTCTTTACAGTGAAATTTTGACAAGATTATTGCAAACTTGTAATAGTTGTGAATCTAGATTTAAGATTGAATTGCATTTTATCGAATGCGGACGATGAAGGACGCAGCTGAAGCCAGGTTTTGAGTCCGGGCTTCGACTCAGCCCGGAACAGCCGGAAGAATTCCAGCAGGTCTACCTGGACGGAAACGAAATCCGCTGTTTTATCCCGTGAAGGAGGCTAAAGTCCACCGGTCTCTGTGAAAACGTCTTAAATAAAACTGCGGCCACTCCTCTGAGCAGACCACGCGCTCTTCGGTTACCTTTCACGTCTCTCTGAGCGGCGATGTGGCTCTGCTGATAAGAGCCCGCCCCAACAACGCGAGGAGTGAGAGTTATGTGAGTGTGGAGGCACGGGCACAGCGTGCGGAGCTTGGCGGCTTGCAGTTCTCCCCCTCCGGCGCAACGCCAGTCCCCTCAGAACTGTGCCAAGGCGCAAGGATTCTTCCCGAAGCATGAAGCCactccccccaacacccccctccctccctccctccctctctccccggtagcaaaacaaacaggatttGCGCAAGATAGCGACGCAGCTCTTCGAAGGAAAAAAGGGAGAAGAAGGAAAGCCGATGTTTGATAATGTTTAAGAGCGGATTAGTGCGGTGAGACGTTTGACCTGCAGCTGTGTAAACCTCACAGGAGGCACAGAAcagtctccttctctctcacattcGCCTCCCATTGACTGACGAACACAAGATCTGGGGGGTTTTTAGGGTTGGGCTGCCACCTGGTGGAGACTCATATTAAATACTCCTgatgaaaacattcaaatgtttatatttaaaattaaacattgtgAATGTCAAAACTGCATAACCATATTCTCTTGTAAATCGCCATTAAATGTGCTCATAGAAATTGCAAAGAATCgaaatacagtaataatattTAGAATTCAATACACAGTGCCAGGGATATAGTAGATGGATACAGGAAAAAGACATTGTGTTGACAATGCATACCAATATCAATATATTTCATTACTTGCTTGCAaagtcaaaatattttatttgttcaaaatgCATGAGTACTTATGTGTACTATGTGTACTCAAATTGCTTGCCATGCATCGCCCAAGTGAGCGCTGCACATTAGGTTGTCAACAATTCTCCTCTGGATAACTTCCAGTGCTGACAAAACAGTGTTGCTGAGCCAGTAGAGGGCGTTACTCTTCCCCAGCAAAGTAAACCCTGATGCCCCTCTGGCCATAGAACGGGCTGTCTTTGAAATGGGAGCTTAGCCTCCTGTGCTTGCTTGCTCATGGAGGTCAttaaagataaatataaaaaataagggGTGTTGGCCCTGGTTAAAAGACAAAATTAAGAATATCTGGCTGTCTACACAAGACACAGATCCTATTCTATCCCTGCCTGGATACACAATCACTTCCCATTGCCATAGGTCAcaactgtaaaaagaaaattatgttcTCAGTTCATCATACCATTGCTTTTTACTGTGAGGACCAATCAAACTGTCTCCAACTCTGGAGGAAAAAGTGCATGCAGGCAGAAAAGTGCTCGGCCAGCATACCCTGGAGAGAAGACAGGGCAGGAACTGGGTGTTACCAcctgaggtgtgaatgtgtgtgtctgcatgtgtgtgtgtgtccatgccatcccccctcctccttttcactacataaaatatgcagctttctTTTAATCTGTCAGTTTTGGGCAACTTGGAAAGAAATCTCTaacagttggaagtgggcaCGTCCTTGGATTACTTCTGGagaaaagctgtggtttggtatctgctttcattaatttcttgtgtgactgcccatgtctgtaacctttgttaattgttttaaggtagttgaacctcgcCTTTAGATTAGACGTGAATATTTGTTGCAATTAAGTTATAAATTTCTTAGTTTTCACCTGGtcgtgagttgtacattttgataaagttgatccaacagtttgctctgcctatcaaagaatttggcaatttaattgataatttatatctttgataataattaccaaattaaatcaaataaatatattttacaggttagataagtgaggtgttttaacggTTGACGTCAAACGAAGGTGTTaatggttaaaactgctgggtttggaaaattaaacatatttcaattaatcctcaccttgctgataGTAGTATACCCAGTAACATTAGCTTAACTTTACATATACAAGCAAGAACAAAACTACCCTAAGGAGCATTACACCATACTAAACAAAAAACTAAGTTAAGAATCACAggttcgaaaaaaaaaaaaaaaagaaacaggaaaggacacATCATCAGGTGTTAGGGCTAAATAACACTGCTTGGGATGGTTGGGGTGGAGCTGCAGTCTGTAGaagtgggtcttcagtctgagTCAGAAGATGGCCAACATCTCTGCTGCTCTGGTCACCGTGGGAACCTCATTCAACCTCCGAGAGGCCAGCGCAAATACGACCGTAAAGTGCTggcttggagggggggggggttctggccGGTGTGTAGTCTGATGTGTCAGGACTCGTGGGGGGTacggacccaaaagcagagggataaaaaaaaaaataataacacgcAACTCAAAAGGATAGATACGAACAAGGACTttactacaacaacaaaaaaggcaaacacaaacagggaacaggtaaggccacaaagggcaaaacaaactcaaaacattcttaagaacaaaaaaacacagaacagaacacaggcaggcaggcagggtacaggcaggtggaacacacaggcaaacacataaaagaaacaccagaagATACATACAGGTCAGGAACAAGCACAAGTCGGAAGCAAACAcaggtaggaaacaaacacaaggaaccagcacccgagtcaagggaacaaagaacttaaatagacagggggtaacaagacacaggtgaactcaaaaaacaatcaaaccagaaaaggaggggataacaagacacaggtgggaacaatgatagaataacgagacaatacaattaacaggggggagcaggacacaaaacagaagtgccgccatctggcggcccaacaagggaaacagacaggaaaacacagaaccatgacactgaTGATCTTCTTAACTATGAAGGAGCAGTCCCCTTAGTAGCCTGGTAAGGCAGTATTAAACTACATTTTCCTTTTGACAACTACACATTACATAACAACTGGCATGCATGAGAAAATGCTTCTGAGGAAAATGATGGCTGCTAAAAGTTTCTGAAACCAGTCTGGTCAGACAAATTCCCCCCAGAGAACCGAGTCTGCTGAAAAAGTTCAGCTTCTTAAAATTTCAAATTAGGCCACAGTCATAAAATGATCTCGAATCCTTCACTACCCTCCCCACTGATTCTGCATCCACCTCCCTACTTTCCTCCCTTACATCTGCTCTTGACTCCCTCTGCCCCACTGTCTCTAGGCCAACACGTCCATCTCCTCCCCGCCCGTGGATGTCCAATGCCATACGCACCTCCAGGGTTGGACTCCGtgcagcagagaggaagtggaggacatCCAGAGATGCTTCAGACCTCTCTGCCTACCAATCCCTCCTTGCAGCGTTCTCCTCCACGGTGACTGCTGCCAAGGTAAACTACTATCAAACCAAAATCCATAACTACCGTTCTAACCCTCGGcaactgttttctgtcttttcctctctcctcagccagcCATCTGCACGCCCTCAGTCCTCGCTCACTGCTGACGACTTTGCAACCTTCTTTGACGAGAAGATTGCAGTCATCCGCAACTCCTTCTGCACTCCACCTCACCCTATGCTCCCCTCCCttgtctctccactcctctgcttACGGTCACTGGCTcccaactccccacccctcaacctgtactccccctccctcaccatttccccttgtttctccgacttctctcccctcaccgATTCTGAGGTTTCACAACTCCTACTTTCCCATCGCCCCACAACCTGTGCCCTTGACCCCATTCCCTCAccactcctccaggcaatctcaCCCGAGATTCTCCCATTCATCACCTCCCtggttaactcctccctgacatcCGGCTGCTTCCCGTcaaccttcaagaaggccctcatctccccctcctgaaaaagaccacactagacccctccatcattgggaactacagaccggtatctctccttccatttctgtcaaaaaccattgaacgtgctgcatcaaatcaactctctgtgtttctttcacagaatgagctcctcgatccccatcagtctggattcagaccaggccactcgacagagaccgcactcctctctgtcaacgaagctctccacgcagcccgagcagcctccctctcctccgtcttatTACTCCTGGACCTATCGgcagccttcgacacagtcgaccaccccaccctcctgtcctccctatctgcaatggggatctgtggcacagtcctcaattggattgagtcttacctctcagatcgctccttccaggtagcctgggctggtaaagtatctgcgccacaccccctcatcaccggagtcccacagggctcggtccttggtcctctcctcttctctctctacacccagtcccttggccctgtcatcacagctcatggtatgtcttaccattgctatgctgatgacacacaactgtttctctccttcccaccctctgacacacaggtctcagcccgcatcactgcctgcctgagtgatattcagagctggatggtccgccaccatctcaagctcaatccaggtaagacagagctcatttatattccggctcttaactcccctctctctgatctctctatctccctaggtaataccatcctcacaccatcaccctcaactagaaaccttggcgtggtgatggacaacagactgtccctcaccgagcacatttcagcagtgacacgttcatgcaggttcttcctgtataacatccggaggatccgcccttcctcacaacttactcgacccaactcctcgtccaggcagtggtcctgtcccgcctggactactgtaactccctgcttgctggcctcccagcatcatctatcagacccctgcaactcatccagaacgcagcagcgcgtctggtcttcaacctccccagacattcccacgttaccccctgctcaccaccctccactggctcccgtgatggctcgcatcaaatttaaaacattagtgcttgccttcaaagcagccagggggtcagcccctccctatctacgtcaactcatcagaccctacaccccagctagacctctccgttctgctgccacatgtcgcctggtccctgccccggctcgcaccagcacccggtcacgcctcctgtctgttctagccccacggtggtggaatgaccttcctgtgcaagtcagaacagcagagaccctggccgtcttcaaacgtagactgaagactcacctcttcaagctacatctcacctcatcaccccccactaccctctaacatttcttttttccaaaaaaaaaaaaaaaaaaaaaaaaaaaaaaaaaaaaaaaaaaaaaatagggtgtacaattcacacttatacctaagcaaagttatacctattgtagctctcttgcaggaatgttgtaaagcgcttgtctctgagttttgtaatgcacttgttgtaagtcgctctggataagagcgtctgctaagaacctataatgtaatgtaatgtaatgtaatgatgtcgCGTTTTGCTTTTTGTCATTCAGCTGAagacaaaattataaaatataatcacaTTGTTAACCCATAAAACCCATTGTTTTAGCACCATTCTGTCTGAGCATTTGATACCATACAATGAGGTGGGAtgagtttgtttgctttttgtatACAGTCTCACTTTTTCGCCtttgctacccccccccccccccactccagacacccaccaccacaccaagagatcaattgcacaggaaacactggtatgtattttgaggagtaggtaCCGGCACGTATTTTGGTCCAATTAGAACACTGGTTAACactatggtatttttgtaatatttgaagcTTCGCTACCTACCTCTTTGTTGCCTTTAGGTCGCTGCAAAACCTTACCAGCGGAAACGTTGGTCTCAGCACAGGCTGCTGTATATTGCACTATATAAGTGGAGAAGTAATAGAGTAATAGcttaatttgtaattattttgaaacCTGAAATCTATTTATCCGGGTGACCCCAATATCCACCATCGCAAAAACGAGTAAAcaatcaaaagtaaaaaaaataaataaatagacactcaaaattaatattcagtgtgagtatttaattaaaaaatatatgaatatatatatctctagatattttttatttatgtttttactcTTGATATGGATGATAGGAGAAGCTGTTTAGCAACATTTCATACAACACAAATACAACCATTTTCGTTTTCTAATATTCTTGACTATATTGCATACAGACATAAAATGTCTTCTTCGGCCTCGGAAggagacattttaaatattcccCATCCCAACTGCCAATCACCAACCGCCACAGAGACGCTGAACACTTTGGAGAGCAATACTTTCTGGCGCTCACACCTACAACTTTCAGCGTTCAAAACCCCAGCTGGTGGCCAGTGACTCTGGGGGTGCACATGGTCCCCCTCACCATCCTGTTGCTCTGGTTAGTGCTGGTCGGGCAGGCGCTGCCCAAGTTATCGCCCGATTGCTCGCCCTGGGGCCCCTCCTTGCCCCGGGACAGGAAGTACCGCCTCCAGATTTCCAGGTAGGCCTTTTGGAACTTGCGGATCCGGAAGGCGTAAACGAGGGGGTTGGCGGCCGAGTTGACGTACGAGAGGAGGACGCCCGCGTCGAACGGCAGGTCCTCACCGCCAAAGTAAGAGATGCAGTTCATGATGTGCAGGGGCAGCCAGCAGACGGCGTAGAGGGCGAGGACCAGGCCCAGGGACAGCGCCAGGTTCCGCTCCTTCAGGTAATACGTTCCGTGTTCCGAACCGCTGGCTGCGGACTCCTGCAGGCGCTTACGGATGGTCCAGAAGACGCGAGCGTAGAGGAGAGCCATCACCACCAGAGGGGCCAAGATGCAGCCTAAGAATCTGAAGTAGATCAAGTAGGACATGTCCATCACGTCCATGAACGTGTAGCCATATTGCATCTCTGTCATGGGCTTGTGCCACCCGAGCAACGGGGTGAATCCTAGGACACATGCCAGCAACCAGCACACCGCCACAGCAGCCCAGGAACGCTGCTGGGAGATCACTCTTTTGTatctgcagagaaaaaaagcaaagttaGGTGAACGTAATAACACGAGCCAAAAAGCTTTTCTCATGTTATGCACAGAAAAAGCTTCTATTAGCCAACAGGGAAAATGAGGGTTCTTTGGACTGACATCTgacatttcctgtttcattcATCTGTGAGAAAATACTGTATAAACATGATTCATATTTCCTCAGAACAGTTTGAAATATAAACAGGAAGCTTATGGTACAAATTAGCTGAAAAGATATCAATTATAAAAAAGGTATACATGTTAATGGTGAAGTGTTGCTTTTTACCACAAAGCAGAAGAATTTTGGAGAACAGTGCTATTCTGCCATACACCCTTTATTGTTAAGAGTAAAGTACCGCTGGTGTTTAGGGACCTAATTGTTTGTGTTTAGATTTTAGGGGCACAAAAGGCAATAAAATTGTGAAACTTTCCTGAAAACATGATGTTTGTGGAAAACATTGACCAACATCAAACGAGACCCAATACACACCCATATACCAGACGACTGGATGACAAAATCAAACAAAGGCATtacaagaaataataataaatcagtcATAAGGTCTAGGGGCCAATAGTTTTTCCCATTGgcattaaacatattttctaGTACACACTAGCTTGGTCTGCCATATTGGATTTCTGTCATCAGCATTCAGAAGTCAAAGTAACATCATATCATACCTCCTAGTTAAGATTTGCACAAGTCTTGAGTTTACCTTGCTAGGATAGCTATGGAttccaaatccaaaaaaaagaaaagtctcgGACGAATATAGAGAATTTAATAGTGCGTGGACAGATTCGTTTGCTTTCACCGCCAACGCTGCTGGCTTACCGGTATGCTTGATTCAGCGAGTTCCGAAAGGAAAAAATGGCACTATCTTTCCCTGTCACACCCCTGCACATTGACCCATGCCTGTTGAACATTCCGCATTCCCAGGGGTAAGTCAACCCGACCTTGAAATTGAGCTGGCCGACATAACTGACAAAGACTTATGGGTGTCCAAGTTCAAAAGCCTGACAGCCGTGCTTGAAGATGTTGCCTGTCAGAAGGCCATTCTCGCTCAAATCCCAAAAAAATCGTgaaagtacttaaaaaaaaaaaactactggaGAATAACGAGGACATTTTtccctacataactaggtacaggttgttaccaatattttgcaaatacatttacgttttcctgtctgttgaaCAAAGTTggttgataataggtgctctcactctagctgacGTTACAACAGGTGTAACGTTAGTTGAAGAAGCtgggctagctaacgttagcagccttactgctgcctcagcctgttGTGCACCCACCGCACCTACTGCAACTTCTAGCGTTACTGTCTCTGC from Anguilla rostrata isolate EN2019 chromosome 11, ASM1855537v3, whole genome shotgun sequence carries:
- the LOC135234956 gene encoding adenosine receptor A3-like yields the protein MASQDVYMALEILVGLACCLGNLLVVWAVWRNRSLRKPTFCFVVSLAAADFLVGAVAIPLAILVKRKVTSFYGCLFCTCVMLVLTQSSVLSLLAIATYRYLCVHIPLRYKRVISQQRSWAAVAVCWLLACVLGFTPLLGWHKPMTEMQYGYTFMDVMDMSYLIYFRFLGCILAPLVVMALLYARVFWTIRKRLQESAASGSEHGTYYLKERNLALSLGLVLALYAVCWLPLHIMNCISYFGGEDLPFDAGVLLSYVNSAANPLVYAFRIRKFQKAYLEIWRRYFLSRGKEGPQGEQSGDNLGSACPTSTNQSNRMVRGTMCTPRVTGHQLGF